In one window of Aphidius gifuensis isolate YNYX2018 linkage group LG4, ASM1490517v1, whole genome shotgun sequence DNA:
- the LOC122855359 gene encoding potassium voltage-gated channel subfamily H member 8 isoform X2, translated as MPARKGLLAPQNTFLDTIATRFDGTHSNFVLGNAQVPTIYPIVYCSDGFCELTGHPRAQIMQKGCACKFLYGPDTTEEDKTMIWKSLESKTELKLEVVFYKKDGSPFNCLLDIVPIKNEKGDVVLFLASHKDITLAKCFPLHENGDIDPEAPPDNYGGRRRSRAVLYTLSGHYKQDRKHKINLNKQLLHSPAAPLPEYKTSAAEKSQFILSHYGGFKSCWDWLILISTFYVAVIVPYNASFISTDRPTVVSDVVVETLFMFDIILNFRTTYVSRKGKLVINGKKIAVHYLKGWFSIDLVAALPFDLMYASDVYSSEESGTSHVHLVKLTRLLRLARLLQKMDRYSQYSAMILTLLMLSFSLVAHWLACIWYVIADKERLNNDKEWNLGWIHTLAERLRIPVQNVTHAENYVTALYFTCSSLTSVGFGNVSANTTYEKIFSICTMLVGALMHAVVFGNVTAIIQRMYSRRSLYQSKWRDLKDFFTLHQIPDKLKQRMQDYFQTTWSLNHGIDIHETLKEFPEELRGDVSMHLHREILSLPIFEGASQGCLKLLSLHIRSNFCAPEEFLVRKGDALSSIYYLCNGSMEVEQNNMVVAILGKGDLVGCDISIHLQHNSNGGGGGGGGGGGANDVIVKSSCDVKALTYCYLKCINMQGLVDVLRLYPEYQHQFAQDIVHDLTYNLREGYEFEQESEMNGIQSLTLPSISEDDENIPEEGETSPLSQQNRSPSHVTSPRQTKFRSENRDRRIGRGGLRNRGQISIQESFEDNNRDNIERIEVSTMHQDVVALSYEMRNAIQALQILVRSPQSNPSLTTPAGHVETNERLLARSSSYLPDGICWEPPARLIDNSTQTDWPIDLFERWIRDNTNRVFKILGIDEKKLTADNNISLTPSPSSPPPPPYEPLSSVGVTPPRSPTGCPLLYRDNNNTTDDDDDNNKKLEYSTKTYWTTTNELPHRFSAGDADNSSSWYQAFHKNQQSKYLPKSRSLKFDHSNS; from the exons ATAGCAATTTTGTTTTGGGAAATGCCCAAGTACCAACGATCTATCCGATCGTTTACTGCTCAGATGGCTTCTGCGAGCTGACAGGACATCCACGAGCGCAGATTATGCAAAAAGGCTGCGCttgcaaatttttatatggCCCAGATACAACCGAGGAAGACAAAACAATGATATGGAAAAGTCTCGAGAGTAAAACTGAACTTAAACTTGAAGttgtattttacaaaaaagatg gtaGCCCTTTCAATTGCCTGCTGGACATTGTACCGATAAAGAACGAGAAGGGTGATGTTGTACTATTTCTTGCATCCCATAAGGACATCACCCTCGCCAAGTGTTTTCCCTTGC atGAAAATGGTGATATTGATCCAGAGGCACCACCTGATAATTATGGTGGTAGAAGACGCAGTAGGGCTGTTTTGTATACATTATCGGGACATTATAAACAGGATCGTAAACACAAGATCAATCTCAACAag caaTTACTTCATTCACCAGCTGCTCCTTTACCAGAATACAAAACATCTGCTGCCGAAAaatcacaatttattttaagtcACTATGGTGGATTTAAATCATGTTGGGATTGGCTGATACTTATATCAACATTTTATGTTGCTGTTATTGTACCGTATAATGCAAGTTTTATCAGTACTGATAGACCAACTGTTGTCAGTGATGTTGTTGTCGAGACACTTTTTAtgtttg atataatattgaattttcgaACAACGTATGTCAGTAGAAAAGGAAAATTGGTGATtaacggaaaaaaaattgctgttCATTATTTGAAAGGATGGTTTTCAATTGACTTAGTTGCAGCTTTGCCATTTGATCTCATGTATGCTTCTGACGTATACAGCAgtgag GAATCTGGAACGAGTCATGTACatcttgttaaattaacacGACTTCTCAGATTAGCTAGACTGTTACAAAAAATGGACAGATATTCACAATACAGTGCAATGATATTGACACTATTGATGCTGTCATTTTCACTTGTTGCACATTGGCTAGCATGCATTTGGTATGTTATTGCTGACAAAGAACGTCTAAACAACGACAAAGAATGGAATCtag gGTGGATCCATACTCTTGCTGAACGTTTGAGAATTCCTGTTCAAAACGTGACGCACGCAGAAAACTACGTAACAGCTCTTTATTTTACCTGCAGTAGTCTCACGTCTGTTGGATTTGGAAACGTATCAGCAAATacaacatatgaaaaaattttttctatatgtaCAATGCTAGTTGGAG CATTGATGCATGCTGTTGTATTTGGTAATGTAACAGCAATTATACAACGAATGTATTCACGTCGATCATTGTATCAATCGAAATGGCGTGATTTAAAGGATTTTTTTACACTTCATCAAATACCAGATAAACTTAAACAAAGAATGCAagattattttcaaacaacGTGGTCATTAAATCATGGTATTGATATTCATGag acACTAAAAGAATTTCCAGAAGAATTACGTGGTGATGTATCAATGCATTTACATCGTGAAATATTAAGCCTACCAATATTTGAAGGTGCATCACAAggatgtttaaaattattatcactacATATACGTAGTAATTTTTGTGCACCAGAAGAATTTTTAGTTAGAAAAGGTGAtgcattatcatcaatatattatttatgcaaTGGATCAATGGAAGTTGAACAAAATAACATGGTTGTTGCAATTTTAg gTAAAGGTGACCTAGTTGGATGTGACATCAGTATACATTTACAGCATAATAGTAATGGTGgaggaggtggtggtggtggtggaggtggtgcAAATGATGTTATTGTTAAATCAAGTTGTGATGTCAAAGCACTAACATATTGTTATCTCAAATGCATAAATATGCAAGGACTTGTTGATGTACTCAGGCTATATCCAGAGTATCAACATCAATTTGCACAAGATATTGTACATGATCTTACATATAATTTACGTGAAGGCTATGAATTTGag caAGAATCAGAAATGAATGGTATTCAGTCACTGACATTACCATCAATAagtgaagatgatgaaaatatacctGAAGAAGGTGAAACATCACCATTATCACAACAAAATAGGTCACCATCTCATGTTACAAGCCCCAGACAAACAAAGTTCAg AAGTGAAAATCGTGATAGACGAATTGGACGAGGGGGATTAAGAAATCGTGGTCAAATATCAATTCAAGAATCATTTGAAGATAATAATCGTGATAATATTGAACGTATTGAAGTATCAACAATGCATCAAGATGTCGTTGCTTTGAGTTATGag ATGAGAAATGCCATTCAAGCATTACAAATACTTGTTCGTTCACCACAAAGTAATCCAAGTTTAACAACACCAGCTGGTCATGTAGAAACAAATGAAAGATTATTAGCAAGAAGTTCATCATATTTACCAGATGGAATATGTTGGGAACCACCAGCaagattaattgataattcaacaCAAACTGATTGgccaattgatttatttgaacgTTGGATACGTGATAATACAAAtcgtgtatttaaaatattgggaattgatgaaaaaaaattaactgctgataataatatatcattaacaccatcaccatcatcaccaccaccaccaccgtaTGAACCATTATCATCAGTTGGTGTAACACCACCACGTTCACCAACTGGCTGTCCATTATTATatcgtgataataataatacaactgatgatgatgatgataataataaaaaacttgaatattcaacaaaaacatATTGGACAACGACAAATGAACTTCCTCATCGTTTTAGTGCTGGTGATGCtgataattcatcatcatgGTATCAGGCATTccataaaaatcaacaatcaaAATATCTTCCAAAATCACgttcattaaaatttgatcATTCAAACAGTTGA
- the LOC122855359 gene encoding potassium voltage-gated channel subfamily H member 8 isoform X1: MPARKGLLAPQNTFLDTIATRFDGTHSNFVLGNAQVPTIYPIVYCSDGFCELTGHPRAQIMQKGCACKFLYGPDTTEEDKTMIWKSLESKTELKLEVVFYKKDGSPFNCLLDIVPIKNEKGDVVLFLASHKDITLAKCFPLRELNDGDENGDIDPEAPPDNYGGRRRSRAVLYTLSGHYKQDRKHKINLNKQLLHSPAAPLPEYKTSAAEKSQFILSHYGGFKSCWDWLILISTFYVAVIVPYNASFISTDRPTVVSDVVVETLFMFDIILNFRTTYVSRKGKLVINGKKIAVHYLKGWFSIDLVAALPFDLMYASDVYSSEESGTSHVHLVKLTRLLRLARLLQKMDRYSQYSAMILTLLMLSFSLVAHWLACIWYVIADKERLNNDKEWNLGWIHTLAERLRIPVQNVTHAENYVTALYFTCSSLTSVGFGNVSANTTYEKIFSICTMLVGALMHAVVFGNVTAIIQRMYSRRSLYQSKWRDLKDFFTLHQIPDKLKQRMQDYFQTTWSLNHGIDIHETLKEFPEELRGDVSMHLHREILSLPIFEGASQGCLKLLSLHIRSNFCAPEEFLVRKGDALSSIYYLCNGSMEVEQNNMVVAILGKGDLVGCDISIHLQHNSNGGGGGGGGGGGANDVIVKSSCDVKALTYCYLKCINMQGLVDVLRLYPEYQHQFAQDIVHDLTYNLREGYEFEQESEMNGIQSLTLPSISEDDENIPEEGETSPLSQQNRSPSHVTSPRQTKFRSENRDRRIGRGGLRNRGQISIQESFEDNNRDNIERIEVSTMHQDVVALSYEMRNAIQALQILVRSPQSNPSLTTPAGHVETNERLLARSSSYLPDGICWEPPARLIDNSTQTDWPIDLFERWIRDNTNRVFKILGIDEKKLTADNNISLTPSPSSPPPPPYEPLSSVGVTPPRSPTGCPLLYRDNNNTTDDDDDNNKKLEYSTKTYWTTTNELPHRFSAGDADNSSSWYQAFHKNQQSKYLPKSRSLKFDHSNS, translated from the exons ATAGCAATTTTGTTTTGGGAAATGCCCAAGTACCAACGATCTATCCGATCGTTTACTGCTCAGATGGCTTCTGCGAGCTGACAGGACATCCACGAGCGCAGATTATGCAAAAAGGCTGCGCttgcaaatttttatatggCCCAGATACAACCGAGGAAGACAAAACAATGATATGGAAAAGTCTCGAGAGTAAAACTGAACTTAAACTTGAAGttgtattttacaaaaaagatg gtaGCCCTTTCAATTGCCTGCTGGACATTGTACCGATAAAGAACGAGAAGGGTGATGTTGTACTATTTCTTGCATCCCATAAGGACATCACCCTCGCCAAGTGTTTTCCCTTGCGTGAGTTAAATGATGGTG atGAAAATGGTGATATTGATCCAGAGGCACCACCTGATAATTATGGTGGTAGAAGACGCAGTAGGGCTGTTTTGTATACATTATCGGGACATTATAAACAGGATCGTAAACACAAGATCAATCTCAACAag caaTTACTTCATTCACCAGCTGCTCCTTTACCAGAATACAAAACATCTGCTGCCGAAAaatcacaatttattttaagtcACTATGGTGGATTTAAATCATGTTGGGATTGGCTGATACTTATATCAACATTTTATGTTGCTGTTATTGTACCGTATAATGCAAGTTTTATCAGTACTGATAGACCAACTGTTGTCAGTGATGTTGTTGTCGAGACACTTTTTAtgtttg atataatattgaattttcgaACAACGTATGTCAGTAGAAAAGGAAAATTGGTGATtaacggaaaaaaaattgctgttCATTATTTGAAAGGATGGTTTTCAATTGACTTAGTTGCAGCTTTGCCATTTGATCTCATGTATGCTTCTGACGTATACAGCAgtgag GAATCTGGAACGAGTCATGTACatcttgttaaattaacacGACTTCTCAGATTAGCTAGACTGTTACAAAAAATGGACAGATATTCACAATACAGTGCAATGATATTGACACTATTGATGCTGTCATTTTCACTTGTTGCACATTGGCTAGCATGCATTTGGTATGTTATTGCTGACAAAGAACGTCTAAACAACGACAAAGAATGGAATCtag gGTGGATCCATACTCTTGCTGAACGTTTGAGAATTCCTGTTCAAAACGTGACGCACGCAGAAAACTACGTAACAGCTCTTTATTTTACCTGCAGTAGTCTCACGTCTGTTGGATTTGGAAACGTATCAGCAAATacaacatatgaaaaaattttttctatatgtaCAATGCTAGTTGGAG CATTGATGCATGCTGTTGTATTTGGTAATGTAACAGCAATTATACAACGAATGTATTCACGTCGATCATTGTATCAATCGAAATGGCGTGATTTAAAGGATTTTTTTACACTTCATCAAATACCAGATAAACTTAAACAAAGAATGCAagattattttcaaacaacGTGGTCATTAAATCATGGTATTGATATTCATGag acACTAAAAGAATTTCCAGAAGAATTACGTGGTGATGTATCAATGCATTTACATCGTGAAATATTAAGCCTACCAATATTTGAAGGTGCATCACAAggatgtttaaaattattatcactacATATACGTAGTAATTTTTGTGCACCAGAAGAATTTTTAGTTAGAAAAGGTGAtgcattatcatcaatatattatttatgcaaTGGATCAATGGAAGTTGAACAAAATAACATGGTTGTTGCAATTTTAg gTAAAGGTGACCTAGTTGGATGTGACATCAGTATACATTTACAGCATAATAGTAATGGTGgaggaggtggtggtggtggtggaggtggtgcAAATGATGTTATTGTTAAATCAAGTTGTGATGTCAAAGCACTAACATATTGTTATCTCAAATGCATAAATATGCAAGGACTTGTTGATGTACTCAGGCTATATCCAGAGTATCAACATCAATTTGCACAAGATATTGTACATGATCTTACATATAATTTACGTGAAGGCTATGAATTTGag caAGAATCAGAAATGAATGGTATTCAGTCACTGACATTACCATCAATAagtgaagatgatgaaaatatacctGAAGAAGGTGAAACATCACCATTATCACAACAAAATAGGTCACCATCTCATGTTACAAGCCCCAGACAAACAAAGTTCAg AAGTGAAAATCGTGATAGACGAATTGGACGAGGGGGATTAAGAAATCGTGGTCAAATATCAATTCAAGAATCATTTGAAGATAATAATCGTGATAATATTGAACGTATTGAAGTATCAACAATGCATCAAGATGTCGTTGCTTTGAGTTATGag ATGAGAAATGCCATTCAAGCATTACAAATACTTGTTCGTTCACCACAAAGTAATCCAAGTTTAACAACACCAGCTGGTCATGTAGAAACAAATGAAAGATTATTAGCAAGAAGTTCATCATATTTACCAGATGGAATATGTTGGGAACCACCAGCaagattaattgataattcaacaCAAACTGATTGgccaattgatttatttgaacgTTGGATACGTGATAATACAAAtcgtgtatttaaaatattgggaattgatgaaaaaaaattaactgctgataataatatatcattaacaccatcaccatcatcaccaccaccaccaccgtaTGAACCATTATCATCAGTTGGTGTAACACCACCACGTTCACCAACTGGCTGTCCATTATTATatcgtgataataataatacaactgatgatgatgatgataataataaaaaacttgaatattcaacaaaaacatATTGGACAACGACAAATGAACTTCCTCATCGTTTTAGTGCTGGTGATGCtgataattcatcatcatgGTATCAGGCATTccataaaaatcaacaatcaaAATATCTTCCAAAATCACgttcattaaaatttgatcATTCAAACAGTTGA
- the LOC122855360 gene encoding UDP-glucosyltransferase 2-like, translating to MKISKLFLFIFIMSLECQINFGYRILGLFPMNIKSCFMMYKNVMKHLAKRGHQVDVISQFPLDKPMSNYTDIYMKAPFDDLVNNFTLEGGDDYNGFNQFKSYGTETGADACDTILKQDQMQRLLKNPPNDPPYDLIIVEIFTATCTIAFGKHLNVPVIGITTSVWPWSHSMVGNPENLAISPNTFLNYHNRMNFQQRFYNFLYTLNTHLILDYFRSPIDQVTKKYFGSNAPGIKELEQSLALLLVNSHPSLNDPLPRVPAWIEVGGLHVQDDGPEISADHQKWMDESTDGFIYFTFGSMMMIESLPPHVIEIFYKSFAKIAPVRIFMKIPRVEMLPPGLPKNVRTFTWISQIKVLKHKNIKAFITHGGLMGTQEAIAYGIPMIGIALFMDQYHNIDRYVQKKIAIRLDYENINEKNLDFALKEMLYNPTYKNEAKELSIKFLDRPTSALDTACYWVEYIGRHGSKALRSPTLDYTWWQLQLLDIYAVLLLAITMSIIIFIMTIRYFITKVCYKKNKKSQSHKGKKFN from the exons atgaaaatatcaaaattatttttatttatatttataatgagtcttgaatgtcaaataaattttggaTATCGGATATTGGGACTTTTTccaatgaatattaaaagttGTTTTATGATGTATAAAAATGTCATGAAACACCTTGCAAAACGAGGCCATCAAGTTGATGTTATTAGTCAATTTCCACTTGATAAACCAATGTCAAATTATActgatatatatatgaaagcACCATTTGATGATTTAGTCAACAATTTTACTCTTGAAGGTGGTGATGATTACAATGGATTCAATCAGTTTAAAAGTTATGGAACAGAAACAGGTGCCGATGCATGCGATACAATTTTAAAGCAAGATCAAATGCAAAGACTCTTAAAAAATCCACCAAATGATCCACCATATGATTTGATTATTGTTGAG atatttaCAGCAACTTGTACTATTGCATTTGGAAAACATTTGAATGTTCCTGTTATTGGTATTACGACAAGTGTTTGGCCTTGGTCTCATTCAATGGTTGGAAATCCCGAAAATTTAGCAATATCACCAAATACATTTTTGAATTACCATAATAGAATGAATTTTCAGCAAAgattctataattttttatatacattgaaTACACACTTgatacttgattattttcgATCACCGATTGATCAagttactaaaaaatattttggttCCAATGCACCTGGAATAAAAGAACTCGAACAAAGTCTTGCTCTTCTTTTAGTTAATTCTCATCCATCATTGAATGATCCACTACCAAGAGTTCCAGCTTGGATTGAAGTTGGTGGACTTCATGTTCAAGATGATGGTCCTGAAATATCAGCT GATCATCAAAAATGGATGGATGAAAGTACTGatggatttatatattttacatttggttcaatgatgatgattgaatCACTTCCTCCTCatgtaattgaaatattttacaagTCTTTTGCTAAAATAGCACCAGTaagaatttttatgaaaataccaCGAGTTGAAATGTTACCTCCAGGACTTCCAAAAAATGTTCGTACATTTACTTGGATATCTCAAATTAAAGTACTGA aacacaaaaatataaaagcttTTATAACTCATGGAGGATTAATGGGCACTCAAGAGGCAATTGCTTATGGAATTCCAATGATTGGTATTGCATTATTTATGGATCAATATCATAACATTGATCGttatgttcaaaaaaaaatagccataCGTTTGGATTACGAAAATATTAATGAGAAAAATTTGGATTTTGCTTTGAAAGAAATGCTCTACAATCCTACGTACAA GAATGAGGCGAAAGAGCTGTCTATCAAATTTCTCGATCGACCTACAAGTGCCCTAGATACTGCTTGTTACTGGGTTGAGTACATAGGCAGACATGGAAGCAAAGCTCTCAGGTCACCAACATTAGACTACACGTGGTGGCAACTACAACTTTTAGATATTTATGCTGTTCTTCTTTTAGCCATTACAATgtctatcattatttttataatgacaatCAGATATTTTATCACCAAagtttgttataaaaaaaataaaaaatcccaAAGCCACAagggtaaaaaatttaattaa